A window of the Bacillus sp. E(2018) genome harbors these coding sequences:
- a CDS encoding isocitrate lyase/phosphoenolpyruvate mutase family protein, with the protein MNKIQEFNNLHHSKDLLFLGNAWDLLSALTLEKAGFKAVGTTSWGIANSLGYADGELIDFKRHLGIIKTITDNVKIPVSADIEAGYGEDTETIVDNVLRTADVGVAGINIEDSLKKQKGLKDITEQCNLLSKIKTALEQHGYKDFYINARTDTYFQLENPLPVTIERSKSYVESGASGIFVPGLLQKNEIKEIVANVNAPLNVLSLPGLTNCNELNEWGVKRFSFGNALSDKVIDLLQKSAEQLLESKDTSFLYEN; encoded by the coding sequence ATGAACAAAATTCAGGAATTCAATAATCTACATCATTCAAAGGATTTATTGTTTTTAGGTAATGCTTGGGATCTTTTATCAGCCTTAACTTTAGAGAAAGCAGGATTCAAAGCAGTTGGTACAACGAGTTGGGGGATTGCAAACTCGCTAGGATATGCAGATGGAGAATTAATTGATTTTAAGAGGCATTTAGGAATCATCAAAACAATTACAGACAATGTGAAAATACCTGTGTCCGCGGACATTGAAGCAGGTTACGGGGAAGATACAGAAACCATAGTTGATAATGTTTTAAGGACGGCAGATGTAGGTGTTGCTGGTATCAACATTGAGGATTCACTCAAAAAACAAAAAGGGTTAAAAGATATAACTGAGCAATGTAACCTTTTATCAAAAATCAAAACTGCTTTAGAGCAGCATGGCTACAAAGATTTCTATATTAATGCTAGAACGGATACATATTTTCAATTGGAAAATCCTCTTCCTGTAACAATAGAGCGGTCCAAGTCTTATGTAGAGAGTGGGGCAAGTGGTATTTTTGTCCCTGGTCTACTTCAAAAAAATGAAATCAAAGAAATCGTAGCAAATGTAAACGCTCCCCTTAATGTTTTATCATTGCCTGGATTAACAAACTGCAACGAACTAAATGAGTGGGGCGTAAAACGTTTCAGCTTTGGTAATGCCCTATCTGATAAGGTTATAGATTTATTACAGAAGAGTGCAGAACAACTATTAGAATCAAAGGACACCTCATTTTTATATGAAAACTAA
- a CDS encoding serine hydrolase: MKQLVRIISFLVTLILGLTCLTAPLVNAEANEKTEKIEKLVEQQRHISKIPGISLVIVEKGETVYQKGFGYKNVKEKTPVTSSTLFEIGSTTKAFTGLAILRLEKEGKLKRSDSVQEYIPWLKLKYQGEPQIITLNQLLYHSSGIASSSIAQIPESTASNALELNVKTLLNQELNRKPGSMFEYATINYDVLGLVIENVTKQPYDLYIKNQVLKPIGMKNSFVGLHQVQPSMVAQGYKIGFLREQKYTPPIYRGNIPAGYIISNSTDIAKWMNLQLGYDSNKTFNKQLIKESHYPDRSVDAFAKNSYYASGWEVVKKEAKQYIQHEGQNPTYSSFIIMQPDKELGVAILSNMNSSFTTSIGKSVMDIWEGKSVSTNQTDSYQKLDKIATFLLSVLIVLGAIFTLLSLRTIRKIVRKQRERRALKGKVILMLSIHTLIVAAILILVILTPKILLGFTWTFIQVWGPVSITVLFYGFITTSIIFYVYGVLLILTKKQTALIKKSSSKCNLNSNV, from the coding sequence ATGAAACAATTAGTAAGAATAATTAGCTTTTTAGTTACATTGATTCTAGGATTGACTTGTCTCACTGCTCCTTTAGTTAACGCTGAAGCAAATGAAAAAACGGAGAAAATCGAAAAGCTGGTTGAACAGCAAAGACATATTAGTAAAATTCCAGGTATATCACTAGTTATCGTTGAAAAGGGTGAAACAGTTTATCAAAAGGGTTTCGGCTACAAAAACGTGAAAGAGAAAACACCTGTTACGTCCAGTACATTATTTGAGATTGGATCAACTACTAAGGCATTTACCGGTTTGGCCATTCTTCGTTTGGAGAAGGAAGGGAAGTTAAAACGTTCTGATAGTGTTCAAGAGTATATTCCATGGTTGAAGCTTAAATATCAGGGAGAACCTCAAATCATTACGCTGAATCAGTTACTCTATCATTCAAGCGGAATTGCCTCAAGCTCTATAGCGCAAATTCCTGAAAGTACTGCTTCTAACGCACTAGAGTTGAACGTAAAGACTTTATTGAATCAAGAGCTGAATCGAAAGCCAGGAAGCATGTTTGAATATGCAACCATTAATTACGATGTTCTAGGACTAGTAATCGAAAATGTAACAAAACAACCGTATGATCTTTACATAAAAAATCAGGTATTAAAACCTATTGGGATGAAGAATTCCTTCGTTGGTCTCCACCAAGTTCAGCCATCTATGGTTGCACAAGGCTATAAGATAGGATTTTTGAGAGAGCAGAAATACACACCACCTATTTATCGCGGGAACATACCCGCTGGCTATATTATCAGCAACTCTACTGATATAGCCAAATGGATGAATCTACAGTTAGGATATGATTCGAATAAAACGTTTAATAAGCAACTGATTAAAGAATCGCACTATCCTGATCGATCGGTGGATGCTTTTGCTAAGAATTCTTACTATGCTAGCGGATGGGAAGTTGTAAAAAAGGAAGCAAAACAATATATTCAGCATGAGGGGCAAAACCCAACATATTCATCGTTTATCATCATGCAGCCAGATAAAGAATTAGGTGTAGCAATCCTTTCTAATATGAATTCAAGTTTTACGACATCGATAGGCAAAAGTGTTATGGATATATGGGAAGGTAAAAGTGTTTCAACCAACCAAACTGACAGTTATCAAAAGCTAGATAAAATAGCAACCTTTCTCCTTAGTGTACTTATTGTACTTGGTGCTATTTTTACCCTATTATCACTACGAACAATAAGAAAGATTGTTAGAAAACAAAGAGAAAGAAGAGCTTTAAAAGGCAAGGTGATCTTGATGTTATCCATACATACGTTAATAGTCGCTGCAATTTTAATTTTAGTGATATTAACTCCAAAAATCTTATTAGGATTTACCTGGACATTCATACAGGTATGGGGACCAGTTTCTATTACAGTATTATTTTATGGTTTTATAACCACAAGCATTATTTTCTATGTATATGGGGTATTGCTTATTCTTACCAAAAAACAAACCGCCCTAATAAAGAAAAGCTCTAGTAAATGTAATCTCAACTCTAATGTTTAG
- a CDS encoding NUDIX domain-containing protein, whose translation MFIVNVGGAIHRNGKWLLIHRSEKEEHAGGTLSLVGGKCEIEGVSSDILERTLKREILEEVGIEIADLKYVNSSSFVTESEINVIDIVFLCHHKSGEPYAKSREEVNEVIWMTTTEILAHTNSPAFLKENIRLADKMLQNNKHLKY comes from the coding sequence ATGTTCATAGTAAATGTAGGAGGTGCTATTCACAGAAACGGTAAATGGCTTTTAATCCATAGAAGTGAAAAGGAAGAGCACGCTGGTGGAACACTTTCATTAGTTGGTGGTAAGTGTGAAATTGAAGGTGTTTCTTCTGATATTCTTGAAAGGACTTTAAAACGAGAAATTCTTGAAGAAGTAGGTATCGAAATTGCAGATTTAAAATATGTAAATAGTTCTTCCTTTGTAACTGAATCAGAGATAAATGTAATTGATATTGTTTTTCTTTGTCACCATAAATCGGGTGAACCTTATGCAAAAAGCAGAGAAGAGGTAAATGAAGTTATTTGGATGACTACTACTGAGATCCTAGCACATACAAATTCTCCTGCATTTTTAAAGGAAAACATCAGACTAGCAGATAAAATGCTGCAAAATAATAAGCATTTGAAATATTAG